The Methanocella sp. genome has a window encoding:
- a CDS encoding M50 family metallopeptidase: MERNTKKYTLNAGIIFISILAFAYLTTYIHELGHAIMIWLCGGNILQLNVNGPLSFDSISGYVITSMPYNIPIVIGGTLATTIVAALIYLFYRRTILSYMMLCASISTLYNAAYALSGFDDFTWLATQSWAGVMLCAGFVIINLYIAQHGLYDLFDDMWEYRTLDRLGGIANLGRQTLAAKNYASSMLSVYNYPK; this comes from the coding sequence ATGGAACGGAACACGAAAAAATATACACTCAACGCCGGAATAATCTTCATTTCGATACTGGCGTTCGCTTACCTGACTACATATATACATGAGCTCGGCCATGCCATCATGATATGGCTCTGCGGCGGGAATATACTCCAGCTCAACGTGAATGGGCCCCTGTCCTTCGACAGCATCTCGGGCTATGTCATAACCAGCATGCCCTATAATATCCCGATCGTGATCGGCGGGACGCTGGCTACGACGATCGTCGCTGCCCTGATCTATCTCTTCTACCGGCGCACCATCCTTTCGTACATGATGCTCTGCGCGTCGATCTCTACACTCTATAATGCCGCCTACGCGCTGAGCGGGTTCGACGACTTCACCTGGCTCGCAACCCAGTCCTGGGCTGGCGTAATGCTCTGCGCAGGCTTCGTTATTATAAACTTATATATCGCTCAGCATGGCCTGTATGACCTATTCGACGATATGTGGGAGTACAGGACTCTCGACCGCCTGGGAGGTATCGCCAACCTTGGCCGCCAGACGCTTGCGGCCAAAAATTATGCGTCCTCAATGCTAAGCGTTTACAATTATCCAAAATAA